The Sorangiineae bacterium MSr11367 genome window below encodes:
- a CDS encoding SDR family NAD(P)-dependent oxidoreductase, whose amino-acid sequence MTDLSAWLREDIAHSLGVRAGTIDMAVRFRELGLESGQITALISRLSQRIGRPLSPTVAWQHPTPGALSRYAAALSANADAPPVMSGTPSGTSASLAGTNGPSVEPVAIVGIACRLPGGVRSPEEFWSLLCDKRHGIREVPAERWNVDAYFDEDPSTPGKMSTRWGGFLETVDAFDAAFFGISAREAQQMDPQQRLFLELAWQAFEDAGIDPLTVRGLPVGVFAGAMWSDYAKLTHGDARALDTHSATGQDTSIISARVSYLLGLEGPSLTVNTACSSSLVAIHLACQSLRVGETTMSIAGGVHVIASPESTVAMTKFGAMNPHGQCRAFDGGANGYVRSEGGGVVVLKRLSRAMADGDRIYAVIRGTAANNDGFSNGLTAPNPQAQESMLRAAHASASVDPGSIHYVETHGPGTILGDPIEAGALGTVFGPNHSAERPLRIGSVKTNLGHLEAAAGVAGLVKVALSLHHGALPGNLHFEKPNPHIAFDALNLKVQTELEPWPHAGETPRAGISSFGFGGTNCHAVLEAAPSSRRLFLGLAANSAAELRERALAALDAAFTLRTFDDAAALCRTASQATRELPAATYRAAVTGSDVGELVRGLSDLLAGGLRAQGPVESRPRIVLVCPGHGSQWLGMGRALLLHEPSFRNAVEACDRHASALLGWSIVEELFADEAHSRLEDAVVVQVLLFAVQLGLGALWRAWGVEPDAVVGHSMGEITAACLAGVLDVEEGLRVVVARSRVVAEHALGQGAMLAVSLPEDEVRFLTDDVDGDGLVVAAINSPRSTVLSGSLPAIERARTELAARGAKCHRVNIDYASHSPQMDPLLERLRSDVKGISPKPAKPAMRGTAWDAWLTGPECGPDYWAANLRNPVRFQAAIEALAEGGPAVFIELSPHAVLTKSIEETLRAKNARRTSAHVLPSCFRHEDERGTMIESLAALFRLGVDPRWMPADEETSGHRVVPISAKTEEALRAQAARLHTHLEAHPEFALTDIAHSLATTRARFERRAAVVVHHRADLLGALASLRDGAVDRRIVTGRKKGDGKVAFVFPGQGSQWPGMARALLASSSEFRARLEACERALAPHVDWSLLAVLRGDAGAPSLERVDVVQPALFAMMVSLAALWKSLGVQPDAVIGHSQGEIAAACVAGALDLDDAARIVALRSKALLRLAGQGAMASVELDAGAVSRHIASYGERLCVAAINGPRSTVVSGEPEAIDAFVAEMSAAEVFARKVRVDIASHSPRMDAIREQLHHDLDGLRPRDGRVPLYSTVEATAVGGAELDAAYWFRNVRQPVRFAEGVDALLADGFGFFIEVSPHPVLALAVQSALEAAGSEGAVVPSLRRDEGDLARLLSSAGELHVAGLELDWKALFPGARRVALPTYPFQAQRFWVEATAPRGSATSARTRPFRMSALPDVVFSERELSLSELPWLRDHQVEAACVLPGAASIDMALATAKAAFASGEIALEDIELKEALVFSEERALVQIAWREDGSASWRFHLSRGVAGADGETSWQELVSGRARSSLRPQGAPPSLEIAKARCTDARGVDAFYATLSRMGLKYGPAFRGVRGLFGQPGGPRALGRIELPAPATQAAAYVIHPALLDACIHVAFAAADCTPDDGPMVPVFVEQVRLSKTASCTRVWCEADVARDTEGDLVAHLTLWDDDGAPVGEVRGLRLARLERGARRDEEPLADAWLGVAWEEREPWFGTTDAIPTGQRWVIFAGAGDAGRRIAAEMNARGVKVEIVDASLTRHRTAIAPLFDRTLHGVMFLGGLDAPSGWMGALHVVQELASRTSRFPPRLVMVCHRSQSPRGSGGVRPEQALLWGLGGSVRSEHPSLRPLRVDLGDLEDGTELRALASLALSDTDEDQVALRGNAVFVARLQRQTLPEAARQRIEPAGDRSYRLAIGSAGTSAQTDTLRLAPFPRTPPDPGEVEIAVETAGLNFLDVLSALGEIPGAGLGCECAGRIARVGNGVSAFHVGDRVLALGMNAFATHVTAPEALVFPVPEGMSFEQAATLPIVHLTAYYALHHVARLKATDRVLVHSATGGVGLAALEWARHVGATVIATAGTEEKRAWLREKGIRFVSDSHSDQFVEDVHRWTNGEGVDVVLNSLSSPYLEKSFGLLREGGRFVELGKRDYLANRGIGLKPFLKGLSFTLVDVATMLKREPELVRSVFLEVLEHVRRGTLTPLVHRTMGLSRAQDAFWEMGRGKHIGKFVFRVREHEPPSITVPIDSNAAWVKHDATYLVTGGLGGLGLSLAGWMTEQHAGHLVLMGRQGITRDEQRQAVEAMRAHGTRVTVVPGDVADRAVLAAALDAVPAEYPLKGVVHAAGLLDDGLLVDQSVERFERVLAPKVLGAQALHELTRHHDLDFFALYSSITTLLGSPGQGNYTAANAFLDALAHHRRSLGLPAVSIAWGAFSEVGLAARDEQRGARLAGRGMDLLTPKDGNTLFARSVLAEVPHIAVCPLDVHQWVEFYPEAAGWPYLGTLLAEAPRTSDRQRDVDWLQNLRNAPVAEARRELTAHVLEQIGRVLRADPTHLDPATPFKALGIDSLMGIELRNRLEVSIGQALPSTVVWTYPTARALTDLLVERLCGGGEQGKSTRKRNEPVAVPWPEIPVADDALLKELTELEEVLGG is encoded by the coding sequence GTGACAGATTTGTCTGCATGGCTGCGTGAAGACATCGCGCACTCGCTGGGGGTGCGCGCGGGCACCATCGATATGGCGGTGCGATTCCGCGAGCTCGGGCTCGAGTCGGGGCAGATCACCGCCCTCATTTCGCGGCTCTCGCAGCGAATCGGCCGGCCGCTCTCCCCCACCGTGGCCTGGCAGCACCCGACCCCCGGCGCGCTCTCGCGGTATGCTGCGGCGCTCTCGGCCAATGCCGATGCGCCACCGGTCATGTCCGGCACGCCCAGCGGGACGAGCGCCTCGCTCGCAGGGACGAACGGGCCCTCCGTGGAGCCAGTGGCCATCGTCGGGATCGCCTGCCGCTTGCCGGGCGGTGTGCGCTCGCCGGAGGAATTCTGGTCCCTGCTCTGCGACAAGCGGCACGGAATCCGTGAGGTGCCCGCCGAACGGTGGAACGTCGATGCGTACTTCGACGAAGATCCCTCCACCCCCGGGAAGATGAGCACCCGATGGGGAGGCTTTCTCGAGACCGTCGATGCGTTCGACGCCGCGTTTTTCGGCATTTCGGCGCGCGAGGCGCAGCAGATGGATCCGCAGCAGCGCCTCTTTCTCGAACTGGCCTGGCAGGCGTTCGAGGACGCGGGGATCGATCCTTTGACCGTGCGTGGCCTGCCCGTGGGCGTCTTCGCGGGGGCCATGTGGAGCGACTATGCGAAACTCACCCATGGCGATGCGCGGGCGTTGGATACGCACAGTGCCACGGGGCAGGATACGTCGATCATCTCGGCGCGTGTGAGCTACCTCCTCGGCCTGGAAGGACCAAGCCTCACGGTCAACACCGCGTGCTCCTCCTCGTTGGTGGCCATCCACCTTGCCTGCCAGAGTTTGCGTGTCGGGGAGACAACGATGTCAATCGCGGGCGGAGTGCATGTCATCGCTTCGCCCGAGAGCACCGTGGCCATGACCAAGTTCGGCGCGATGAACCCCCATGGGCAATGCCGCGCATTCGACGGCGGGGCCAACGGATACGTCCGCAGCGAGGGCGGCGGGGTCGTGGTCTTGAAGCGACTAAGCCGCGCCATGGCCGATGGGGACCGCATTTACGCGGTCATCCGGGGCACCGCCGCCAACAACGATGGCTTCTCGAATGGCCTGACCGCCCCTAATCCGCAGGCGCAAGAATCCATGCTGCGGGCCGCGCATGCGTCGGCTTCCGTGGATCCGGGTTCGATTCACTACGTCGAAACGCACGGCCCGGGGACCATCCTCGGTGACCCCATCGAAGCGGGCGCACTCGGCACGGTCTTCGGCCCCAATCATTCGGCGGAACGGCCATTGCGCATTGGATCCGTCAAAACGAACCTCGGACACTTGGAGGCCGCCGCCGGCGTGGCCGGCTTGGTGAAGGTGGCGCTCTCCCTTCATCATGGTGCACTACCGGGCAATCTTCACTTCGAAAAGCCCAATCCGCATATCGCGTTCGACGCGCTGAACCTGAAAGTTCAGACGGAGCTCGAGCCCTGGCCGCATGCCGGAGAAACGCCGCGGGCGGGGATCAGTTCGTTCGGCTTTGGCGGCACCAATTGCCACGCCGTGCTCGAGGCGGCGCCTTCGAGCCGGAGGCTCTTTCTCGGTTTGGCGGCGAACAGCGCGGCGGAGCTTCGCGAACGGGCGCTCGCGGCCTTGGACGCGGCCTTCACCTTGCGCACGTTCGACGATGCGGCCGCCCTCTGCCGAACGGCCTCGCAGGCAACGAGGGAGCTCCCGGCGGCCACGTACCGCGCGGCGGTCACCGGCAGCGACGTCGGGGAGCTCGTGCGGGGTCTTTCGGACCTGCTCGCGGGCGGGCTTCGGGCGCAAGGCCCGGTGGAGAGTCGTCCTCGTATCGTGCTCGTGTGTCCGGGCCATGGCTCGCAGTGGCTCGGAATGGGCCGCGCGCTGCTGCTGCACGAGCCGTCATTTCGCAACGCCGTCGAGGCGTGCGATCGGCATGCCTCGGCGCTCCTTGGTTGGTCCATCGTGGAGGAGTTGTTCGCCGACGAGGCGCACTCCCGCCTCGAGGACGCGGTCGTCGTTCAAGTTTTGCTCTTTGCCGTGCAACTCGGCCTGGGCGCGCTATGGCGCGCGTGGGGCGTCGAGCCCGATGCCGTGGTCGGCCACAGCATGGGGGAAATCACCGCCGCCTGCCTGGCGGGTGTTCTCGACGTCGAGGAGGGCCTGCGCGTCGTCGTCGCACGAAGCCGGGTCGTCGCCGAACATGCCTTGGGCCAGGGAGCCATGCTCGCTGTGTCCTTGCCGGAGGACGAAGTTCGTTTTCTCACGGATGACGTCGATGGAGATGGCCTGGTGGTTGCAGCCATCAATAGCCCGCGCTCGACCGTGCTCTCGGGATCCCTGCCCGCCATCGAACGCGCACGCACGGAGTTGGCTGCGCGCGGCGCGAAATGCCATCGCGTGAACATCGATTATGCGTCCCATAGCCCCCAAATGGATCCTTTGCTCGAACGGCTGCGGTCGGACGTAAAAGGGATATCGCCGAAGCCGGCCAAACCGGCGATGCGTGGGACGGCCTGGGATGCGTGGCTGACCGGCCCGGAGTGCGGACCGGATTACTGGGCGGCCAATTTGCGCAATCCCGTGCGCTTCCAGGCCGCCATCGAGGCGCTGGCGGAGGGGGGCCCAGCGGTATTCATCGAGTTGAGCCCGCACGCGGTGCTGACCAAGTCGATCGAGGAGACGCTGCGCGCGAAGAATGCCCGCAGGACCAGCGCGCACGTGCTTCCGTCGTGTTTTCGCCACGAGGACGAGCGGGGTACCATGATCGAGAGCCTTGCAGCGCTCTTTCGGTTGGGGGTCGATCCGAGGTGGATGCCGGCGGACGAGGAAACCTCGGGCCATCGAGTGGTCCCCATCTCGGCCAAGACGGAGGAGGCGCTGCGCGCGCAGGCAGCCCGGCTTCACACGCACCTCGAGGCGCATCCCGAGTTCGCGCTCACCGACATCGCGCATTCCCTGGCAACCACGCGCGCGCGCTTCGAGCGGCGGGCGGCCGTCGTCGTGCACCATCGCGCCGATCTGCTCGGCGCGCTCGCGTCCCTGCGCGATGGCGCGGTCGATCGCCGAATCGTGACCGGACGAAAGAAGGGGGACGGCAAGGTCGCCTTCGTGTTCCCGGGCCAAGGCTCGCAATGGCCCGGGATGGCCCGTGCGCTGCTCGCGTCGTCCTCCGAGTTCCGCGCGCGGCTCGAGGCGTGCGAGCGCGCGCTGGCTCCGCACGTCGATTGGTCGCTGCTCGCCGTGTTGCGAGGCGATGCGGGAGCGCCCTCCCTCGAACGGGTCGACGTCGTCCAGCCGGCGCTCTTCGCCATGATGGTTTCCCTCGCGGCCCTTTGGAAATCGCTGGGCGTGCAGCCCGATGCGGTCATCGGGCATAGCCAGGGCGAGATTGCCGCCGCCTGCGTCGCCGGTGCCCTGGACCTCGACGACGCGGCGAGGATCGTCGCCCTTCGCAGCAAGGCCCTGCTTCGCCTCGCCGGGCAAGGGGCCATGGCCTCCGTGGAGCTCGATGCCGGCGCGGTGTCGCGCCACATCGCATCCTACGGCGAGCGCCTCTGCGTGGCCGCCATCAACGGCCCCCGCTCCACCGTCGTCTCAGGCGAGCCCGAGGCCATCGACGCCTTCGTCGCCGAAATGTCCGCGGCCGAAGTCTTCGCCCGCAAAGTGCGGGTGGACATCGCATCGCACTCGCCGCGCATGGATGCGATTCGCGAGCAGCTGCACCACGATCTCGACGGCCTGCGCCCGCGCGATGGGCGCGTTCCTTTGTATTCGACCGTGGAGGCCACCGCCGTCGGCGGCGCCGAGCTCGATGCCGCGTATTGGTTTCGCAACGTGCGGCAGCCGGTGCGCTTCGCGGAGGGGGTCGACGCGCTTCTCGCCGATGGATTCGGCTTTTTCATCGAGGTGAGTCCTCATCCGGTTCTCGCCCTTGCCGTGCAATCGGCGCTGGAGGCCGCGGGGAGCGAAGGGGCCGTCGTTCCCTCGCTGCGACGCGATGAAGGCGATCTCGCGCGGCTCCTGTCGTCCGCCGGCGAGCTTCACGTCGCCGGGCTCGAGCTCGATTGGAAGGCGCTTTTTCCCGGGGCGCGAAGGGTCGCCCTGCCCACGTACCCCTTTCAAGCGCAGCGCTTCTGGGTCGAGGCCACCGCGCCGCGGGGTTCGGCGACGTCCGCACGAACGCGCCCATTTCGCATGTCGGCCCTTCCCGACGTCGTCTTTTCGGAGCGCGAGTTGTCGCTGAGCGAGCTCCCCTGGCTCCGCGACCATCAGGTCGAAGCTGCGTGCGTTTTGCCCGGTGCGGCGTCCATCGACATGGCGTTGGCCACCGCCAAAGCGGCCTTCGCCTCGGGCGAGATCGCACTGGAGGACATCGAGCTCAAAGAGGCACTCGTGTTCTCCGAGGAGCGGGCGCTCGTTCAAATCGCGTGGCGCGAAGACGGCTCCGCCTCGTGGCGCTTTCATCTCTCACGCGGCGTGGCAGGCGCCGACGGAGAGACCTCGTGGCAAGAGCTCGTTTCGGGTCGCGCCCGTTCAAGCCTTCGCCCCCAGGGTGCGCCACCTTCCCTCGAGATCGCCAAAGCGCGATGCACGGATGCACGCGGGGTCGACGCGTTCTACGCGACGCTGTCGCGCATGGGCCTGAAGTACGGCCCCGCATTCCGCGGCGTTCGCGGGCTGTTCGGCCAACCCGGCGGCCCGCGCGCACTCGGACGCATCGAGCTGCCCGCGCCCGCCACGCAGGCCGCCGCCTACGTCATCCACCCGGCGCTCCTCGACGCGTGCATCCACGTGGCGTTCGCCGCGGCCGACTGCACCCCCGACGATGGGCCGATGGTCCCCGTTTTCGTCGAGCAGGTTCGACTGAGCAAGACGGCGTCGTGCACCCGCGTGTGGTGCGAGGCCGACGTCGCGCGCGATACCGAAGGAGATCTCGTTGCGCACCTGACACTATGGGACGATGATGGCGCGCCCGTCGGGGAGGTCCGTGGACTGCGCCTGGCACGCCTCGAACGCGGCGCACGGCGCGACGAGGAACCTCTGGCCGATGCATGGCTCGGCGTCGCGTGGGAGGAGCGCGAGCCGTGGTTCGGGACCACGGACGCCATCCCCACCGGCCAGCGCTGGGTGATCTTCGCCGGTGCAGGCGATGCCGGACGCCGTATCGCGGCGGAGATGAACGCGCGCGGCGTGAAGGTCGAAATCGTCGATGCGTCCCTGACGCGCCATCGCACGGCCATTGCACCCCTGTTCGACCGGACGCTGCACGGCGTGATGTTCCTCGGCGGGCTCGATGCCCCGTCGGGATGGATGGGCGCGCTGCACGTCGTGCAGGAGCTTGCATCGCGAACATCGCGATTTCCACCGCGCCTGGTGATGGTCTGCCATCGTTCGCAATCGCCGCGCGGCAGCGGCGGTGTGCGCCCCGAGCAGGCTTTGCTCTGGGGGCTCGGTGGATCGGTGCGCTCCGAGCACCCGTCGCTGCGGCCCCTTCGTGTCGACCTGGGCGATCTCGAAGATGGCACCGAGCTGCGGGCCCTGGCCTCTTTGGCCCTCAGCGACACGGACGAAGACCAGGTGGCGCTGCGGGGTAACGCGGTGTTCGTGGCCCGTTTGCAACGCCAAACGCTGCCCGAAGCCGCCCGCCAGCGCATCGAGCCGGCGGGAGACCGCTCCTACCGTCTCGCGATCGGCAGCGCCGGCACCTCGGCGCAAACGGACACGCTGCGCCTGGCCCCGTTCCCGCGAACGCCCCCCGACCCCGGCGAGGTCGAGATCGCCGTGGAGACCGCGGGGCTCAATTTTCTCGACGTGCTCTCGGCGTTGGGCGAAATCCCCGGTGCGGGGCTCGGCTGCGAGTGTGCGGGCCGCATCGCTCGGGTGGGCAACGGTGTTTCGGCATTTCACGTGGGCGACCGCGTGCTCGCGCTGGGGATGAATGCATTCGCGACGCACGTCACCGCGCCGGAGGCCTTGGTCTTTCCGGTACCGGAGGGAATGTCCTTCGAGCAAGCAGCCACCTTGCCCATCGTGCACTTGACCGCGTATTACGCACTTCACCACGTCGCGCGTTTGAAAGCGACGGACCGCGTGCTCGTGCACTCGGCCACGGGCGGCGTGGGGTTGGCGGCCTTGGAGTGGGCGCGCCATGTGGGTGCGACGGTCATCGCCACCGCAGGCACCGAGGAAAAACGGGCATGGCTTCGCGAAAAAGGGATTCGATTCGTCTCCGACTCGCACTCCGACCAATTCGTGGAGGACGTGCATCGCTGGACCAACGGCGAGGGTGTCGACGTCGTGCTCAATTCGCTTTCCAGTCCGTACTTGGAAAAGAGCTTCGGGCTCTTGCGCGAGGGTGGCCGCTTCGTCGAGCTGGGAAAACGGGATTACCTCGCCAACCGGGGCATCGGATTGAAGCCATTCTTGAAAGGGTTGTCCTTCACCTTGGTGGACGTCGCCACCATGCTGAAGCGCGAGCCCGAGCTCGTGCGGTCCGTATTTCTCGAGGTCCTGGAGCACGTGCGCCGGGGCACGCTCACGCCGCTCGTCCACCGGACGATGGGGCTTTCGCGGGCGCAGGACGCCTTTTGGGAAATGGGCCGCGGCAAACACATTGGCAAATTCGTATTTCGCGTCCGCGAGCACGAGCCACCGTCCATTACCGTCCCCATCGATTCCAATGCGGCATGGGTCAAGCACGACGCGACGTATCTCGTGACGGGCGGTCTGGGCGGACTTGGCCTGTCGCTCGCGGGTTGGATGACCGAGCAACACGCTGGCCACCTGGTGCTCATGGGCCGCCAAGGCATCACGCGGGACGAACAGCGGCAGGCGGTGGAGGCGATGCGGGCGCACGGCACCCGCGTGACCGTGGTGCCGGGAGACGTCGCCGATCGTGCGGTGCTCGCGGCGGCGCTGGACGCGGTTCCGGCGGAGTATCCGCTCAAGGGCGTCGTGCATGCTGCGGGACTTCTCGATGATGGGCTGCTGGTGGACCAATCCGTGGAGCGCTTCGAGCGAGTACTCGCCCCGAAGGTGCTCGGAGCGCAGGCCCTGCACGAGCTCACGCGACACCACGACCTGGACTTTTTCGCGCTCTACAGCTCGATCACGACGCTGCTCGGAAGCCCGGGACAGGGAAATTACACGGCCGCCAATGCATTTCTCGATGCCCTTGCCCACCACCGAAGGAGCCTTGGCTTGCCAGCCGTGTCGATCGCCTGGGGGGCTTTCTCCGAGGTGGGCCTGGCGGCGAGGGACGAGCAGCGCGGGGCACGGCTAGCCGGACGCGGAATGGACCTGCTCACGCCGAAAGACGGGAATACCCTCTTTGCCCGATCGGTATTGGCCGAGGTTCCTCATATCGCCGTCTGTCCGCTGGACGTGCACCAATGGGTCGAGTTCTACCCCGAGGCCGCGGGCTGGCCGTACCTCGGGACGCTCCTTGCCGAAGCACCGCGCACGTCCGATCGCCAGCGCGACGTGGATTGGCTGCAAAACCTGCGCAACGCGCCAGTGGCCGAGGCGCGGCGCGAGCTGACGGCGCACGTGCTCGAGCAGATCGGGCGCGTGCTGCGCGCGGACCCAACCCATCTGGATCCTGCGACACCTTTCAAGGCGCTGGGGATCGATAGCCTGATGGGCATCGAACTTCGCAATCGATTGGAGGTGAGCATCGGCCAGGCTCTCCCCTCCACGGTGGTATGGACGTACCCGACGGCGCGTGCCCTGACGGATTTGCTGGTCGAACGGCTGTGCGGTGGGGGCGAACAAGGGAAATCGACCCGAAAGCGGAATGAGCCGGTCGCGGTGCCGTGGCCGGAAATCCCAGTGGCGGACGATGCGCTGCTCAAAGAATTGACGGAGCTGGAGGAGGTTCTCGGTGGCTAA
- a CDS encoding pyrroloquinoline quinone-dependent dehydrogenase: protein MSTGWSCKDTSDKAAAEWPAYGRDPGGARHSPLAQITRDNVAGLAVAWTYRTGDVPGAGESKANTFQATPIYLDGTLYVSSGYNRVFALDPDTGAPRWIFDPKVDTNVPGRYLVSRGVSAWHDGKDDKDGDSACRRRLFVTTTDARLMAIDAGTGQPCDGFGAGGTVDLKEGIPGAASGIYSVSSPPAVVGHVVVVGSSIADNVAVDVPPGTVRGFDARTGARLWAWDPIPRSPADPGYEAWAPEDAARTRAANVWSVMTADPERDLVFLPTSSPSPDYYGGLRKGPGPHANSVVALRASTGKLVWAFQAIHHDLWDYDVPASPALTRIRRNGQSIDAVAVATKAGNLFFLDRDTGNPLWPIEERPVPPSDVPGEDAHPTQPFPLITPNLVGDTTLRPEDAWGVTDAERDACREMIAGARSEGIFTPPSLRGSVEYPGSLGGINWGGVAIDEGRGLLFTSVNRFGNVVRLIPRSEPNAPLPGEVIQEQLGTPYKVGRRLLSHPTTRLPCTKPPWGQLVAVDVATGTIRWEVPVGRFPGTEQLPGSETWGSFTLGGPIVTDGGLAFIGATQDDSIRAFDTDSGRELWKHALPAGGQATPMTYRSPKGRQFVVIAAGGSIGLGRPAADHLVAFALP from the coding sequence ATGTCCACCGGTTGGAGCTGCAAAGACACATCCGACAAGGCTGCCGCCGAATGGCCCGCATATGGCCGCGATCCCGGTGGCGCACGGCATTCTCCGCTTGCGCAAATCACGCGGGACAACGTCGCCGGACTCGCTGTCGCGTGGACGTATCGCACCGGCGATGTGCCGGGGGCCGGGGAATCCAAGGCCAACACCTTTCAGGCGACACCCATTTATCTCGACGGCACGCTGTACGTCAGCAGCGGCTACAATCGGGTGTTTGCGCTCGACCCCGATACGGGGGCTCCGCGATGGATCTTCGATCCGAAGGTCGACACGAACGTCCCGGGCCGCTACCTCGTCTCCCGCGGGGTCAGCGCGTGGCACGATGGAAAGGACGACAAAGACGGCGACTCCGCGTGCCGGCGGCGTCTTTTCGTCACGACCACGGATGCGCGGCTGATGGCCATCGACGCGGGAACCGGCCAGCCGTGCGATGGCTTCGGGGCGGGCGGGACGGTGGATCTGAAGGAAGGGATCCCCGGGGCCGCGTCCGGGATTTACAGTGTGTCGTCGCCGCCGGCGGTCGTCGGCCACGTCGTGGTCGTGGGCTCGTCCATTGCCGACAACGTCGCGGTCGACGTTCCCCCGGGCACGGTGCGCGGGTTCGATGCGCGCACGGGAGCGCGGCTCTGGGCGTGGGATCCCATTCCGCGCAGCCCTGCCGATCCGGGGTACGAAGCCTGGGCTCCCGAAGATGCCGCACGCACACGGGCCGCCAATGTTTGGAGCGTGATGACGGCGGACCCGGAGCGCGATCTCGTGTTTTTGCCGACGAGCTCCCCTTCCCCCGATTATTATGGCGGTTTGCGCAAAGGCCCGGGACCGCACGCCAACTCGGTGGTGGCGCTGCGCGCATCGACGGGAAAGCTCGTGTGGGCCTTTCAGGCCATTCATCACGATTTGTGGGACTACGATGTACCGGCATCGCCGGCGCTCACGCGCATCCGGCGCAACGGCCAATCGATCGACGCCGTGGCGGTGGCGACGAAGGCAGGAAACTTGTTCTTTCTGGATCGCGATACGGGCAACCCGCTCTGGCCCATCGAGGAACGCCCCGTCCCGCCGAGTGATGTTCCCGGCGAAGACGCCCATCCGACGCAGCCCTTTCCATTGATCACGCCGAACCTCGTTGGGGATACCACGCTTCGCCCGGAGGATGCCTGGGGCGTCACCGATGCCGAGCGCGACGCTTGCCGTGAAATGATCGCCGGTGCGCGCTCCGAGGGCATCTTCACCCCGCCGAGTCTGCGCGGTTCGGTCGAGTATCCCGGATCGCTCGGTGGCATCAACTGGGGAGGAGTGGCCATCGACGAAGGGCGCGGCCTGCTGTTCACGAGTGTCAACCGCTTCGGCAACGTCGTCAGGTTGATCCCGCGCTCGGAGCCGAACGCTCCGCTGCCGGGAGAGGTCATCCAAGAGCAGCTCGGAACACCTTATAAAGTGGGGCGGCGTTTGCTGTCGCATCCCACGACGCGACTACCGTGCACCAAGCCGCCGTGGGGCCAATTGGTGGCCGTGGACGTCGCCACGGGCACCATCCGATGGGAGGTCCCCGTCGGCCGCTTCCCGGGCACCGAGCAACTCCCCGGCTCCGAGACGTGGGGCTCCTTCACCCTGGGCGGCCCCATCGTCACCGACGGCGGCCTCGCCTTCATCGGCGCCACGCAAGACGATAGCATCCGCGCCTTCGACACCGACAGCGGCCGCGAATTGTGGAAGCACGCACTTCCGGCGGGCGGACAAGCCACACCGATGACCTATCGATCCCCCAAAGGTCGACAATTCGTGGTCATCGCCGCGGGCGGAAGCATTGGCCTGGGGCGCCCCGCCGCCGATCACTTGGTCGCGTTCGCGCTGCCCTGA